A region from the Pempheris klunzingeri isolate RE-2024b chromosome 17, fPemKlu1.hap1, whole genome shotgun sequence genome encodes:
- the LOC139216914 gene encoding RAD52 motif-containing protein 1-like isoform X1, with protein sequence MEVDILEFKVPVENNKTVFVWDIQPSHTEANIYDGLFRVFSSFGPLYLLKLSPNAPPNPPGFSALIKFYSAAQASKAQRQTDGRSLFQSSPLKVRLSSKHTPHFLSDSSRPLSHAHCLELANHCLGFNGWTSDIITLKELTDGEEGDEEEEEEEEEEGGGRRMRLRFGCLLQLCFPRHRRTTRAAAVVEDCFTCTGPDVLLQKRCKIHKMVREKALVQAFSRVLLLLLGEGKVMVEVNQTSDQFLPEQTEGVLQVREFVPDEEEDEEWDLTVS encoded by the exons ATGGAGGTGGACATCCTGGAGTTCAAGGTTCCTGTGGAGAACAAcaagactgtgtttgtgtgggacaTCCAGCCGTCTCACACCGAGGCTAACATCTAT GACGGGTTGTTCCGCGTCTTCTCCTCCTTCGGTCCTCTCTACCTGCTGAAACTGAGTCCCAATGCTCCGCCCAACCCGCCCGGGTTCTCTGCCCTCATCAAGTTCTACTCTGCTGCTCAGGCCTCAAAGGCTCAACGGCAGACTGACGGACGCTCGCTGTTCCAGAGCTCGCCGCTCAAG gtgaggCTGAGCTCCAAACAcactcctcacttcctgtctgacagcagcagacctcTGAGCCACGCCCACTGCCTGGAACTGGCCAATCACTGCCTGGGATTCAACGGCTGGAcctctgacatcatcaca CTGAAGGAGCTCACAGACGGAGAAGAAGgcgatgaagaggaagaggaggaggaggaggaggagggaggaggcagaCGGATGAGGCTGAGGTTcggctgtctgctgcagctctgcttcccCCGTCACAGGCGGACGacgagagcagcagcagtggtggaggacTGCTTCACCTGCACAG gtccAGATGTTTTGCTGCAGAAACGCTGCAAAATCCACAAGATGGTCCGAGAGAAAGCTCTGGTCCAGGCCTTTAGTagagtcctgctgctgctgctgg GTGAGGGTAAagtgatggtggaggtgaatCAGACGTCAGATCAGTTCCTACCTGAGCAGACCGAAGGAGTCCTCCAG GTCAGGGAGTTTGTTCccgatgaagaggaggatgaagagtggGACCTGACTGTGTCATAG
- the LOC139216914 gene encoding RAD52 motif-containing protein 1-like isoform X3 gives MEVDILEFKVPVENNKTVFVWDIQPSHTEANIYDGLFRVFSSFGPLYLLKLSPNAPPNPPGFSALIKFYSAAQASKAQRQTDGRSLFQSSPLKVRLSSKHTPHFLSDSSRPLSHAHCLELANHCLGFNGWTSDIITLKELTDGEEGDEEEEEEEEEEGGGRRMRLRFGCLLQLCFPRHRRTTRAAAVVEDCFTCTGEGKVMVEVNQTSDQFLPEQTEGVLQVREFVPDEEEDEEWDLTVS, from the exons ATGGAGGTGGACATCCTGGAGTTCAAGGTTCCTGTGGAGAACAAcaagactgtgtttgtgtgggacaTCCAGCCGTCTCACACCGAGGCTAACATCTAT GACGGGTTGTTCCGCGTCTTCTCCTCCTTCGGTCCTCTCTACCTGCTGAAACTGAGTCCCAATGCTCCGCCCAACCCGCCCGGGTTCTCTGCCCTCATCAAGTTCTACTCTGCTGCTCAGGCCTCAAAGGCTCAACGGCAGACTGACGGACGCTCGCTGTTCCAGAGCTCGCCGCTCAAG gtgaggCTGAGCTCCAAACAcactcctcacttcctgtctgacagcagcagacctcTGAGCCACGCCCACTGCCTGGAACTGGCCAATCACTGCCTGGGATTCAACGGCTGGAcctctgacatcatcaca CTGAAGGAGCTCACAGACGGAGAAGAAGgcgatgaagaggaagaggaggaggaggaggaggagggaggaggcagaCGGATGAGGCTGAGGTTcggctgtctgctgcagctctgcttcccCCGTCACAGGCGGACGacgagagcagcagcagtggtggaggacTGCTTCACCTGCACAG GTGAGGGTAAagtgatggtggaggtgaatCAGACGTCAGATCAGTTCCTACCTGAGCAGACCGAAGGAGTCCTCCAG GTCAGGGAGTTTGTTCccgatgaagaggaggatgaagagtggGACCTGACTGTGTCATAG
- the LOC139216914 gene encoding RAD52 motif-containing protein 1-like isoform X2 has translation MEVDILEFKVPVENNKTVFVWDIQPSHTEANIYDGLFRVFSSFGPLYLLKLSPNAPPNPPGFSALIKFYSAAQASKAQRQTDGRSLFQSSPLKVRLSSKHTPHFLSDSSRPLSHAHCLELANHCLGFNGWTSDIITLKELTDGEEGDEEEEEEEEEEGGGRRMRLRFGCLLQLCFPRHRRTTRAAAVVEDCFTCTGPDVLLQKRCKIHKMVREKALVQAFSRVLLLLGEGKVMVEVNQTSDQFLPEQTEGVLQVREFVPDEEEDEEWDLTVS, from the exons ATGGAGGTGGACATCCTGGAGTTCAAGGTTCCTGTGGAGAACAAcaagactgtgtttgtgtgggacaTCCAGCCGTCTCACACCGAGGCTAACATCTAT GACGGGTTGTTCCGCGTCTTCTCCTCCTTCGGTCCTCTCTACCTGCTGAAACTGAGTCCCAATGCTCCGCCCAACCCGCCCGGGTTCTCTGCCCTCATCAAGTTCTACTCTGCTGCTCAGGCCTCAAAGGCTCAACGGCAGACTGACGGACGCTCGCTGTTCCAGAGCTCGCCGCTCAAG gtgaggCTGAGCTCCAAACAcactcctcacttcctgtctgacagcagcagacctcTGAGCCACGCCCACTGCCTGGAACTGGCCAATCACTGCCTGGGATTCAACGGCTGGAcctctgacatcatcaca CTGAAGGAGCTCACAGACGGAGAAGAAGgcgatgaagaggaagaggaggaggaggaggaggagggaggaggcagaCGGATGAGGCTGAGGTTcggctgtctgctgcagctctgcttcccCCGTCACAGGCGGACGacgagagcagcagcagtggtggaggacTGCTTCACCTGCACAG gtccAGATGTTTTGCTGCAGAAACGCTGCAAAATCCACAAGATGGTCCGAGAGAAAGCTCTGGTCCAGGCCTTTAGTagagtcctgctgctgctg GGTGAGGGTAAagtgatggtggaggtgaatCAGACGTCAGATCAGTTCCTACCTGAGCAGACCGAAGGAGTCCTCCAG GTCAGGGAGTTTGTTCccgatgaagaggaggatgaagagtggGACCTGACTGTGTCATAG